The proteins below are encoded in one region of Sminthopsis crassicaudata isolate SCR6 chromosome 1, ASM4859323v1, whole genome shotgun sequence:
- the GUCD1 gene encoding protein GUCD1 isoform X1 has translation MREEAEGAGAEPGDFVQLKVPIVQQLYHWDCGLACSRMVLRYLKLLEDDAAFEQALQELQLTRSIWTIDLAYLMRHFGARHRFCTRTLGVDKGYRNQSFYRRHFDAEESRVNQLFARAASCKVLVEKCTVTVRDIQEHLAQGHVAIVLVNAVLLLCDLCSSPVKYCCFLPIGQKCFCRGPDYQGHFIVLCGYNRASESIFYNNPAYADRMCSTSVTNFEEARTSYGTDEDILFVYSDS, from the exons ATGAGGGAAGAGGCCGAGGGAGCCGGGGCCGAGCCCG GCGACTTCGTGCAACTGAAGGTCCCCATCGTGCAGCAGCTGTACCACTGGGACTGCGGGCTGGCCTGCTCCCGGATGGTGCTCAG GTACTTGAAGCTCCTGGAGGACGATGCGGCGTTTGAGCAGGCTCTGCAGGAGCTGCAGCTCACCCGGAGCATCTGGACCATCGACCTGGCCTACCTGATGCGCCACTTCGGGGCCCGCCACCGGTTCTGCACGCGGACGCTGGGCGTGGACAAGGGCTACCGGAACCAG TCCTTCTACAGGAGACACTTCGACGCGGAGGAGAGCCGGGTGAACCAGCTGTTCGCGCGGGCCGCGTCCTGCAAGGTGCTGGTGGAGAAGTG cacGGTGACCGTCAGGGACATCCAGGAGCACCTGGCCCAGGGACACGTGGCCATCGTCCTGGTCAACGCGGTCCTGCTCCTGTGTGACCTGTGCTCCAGCCCCGTCAAGTACTGCTGCTTCCTCCCCATCGGCCAGAAGTGCTTCTGCAGGGGCCCCGACTACCAAGGCCACTTCATCGTGCTGTGTGGCTACAACCGGGCCTCCGAGAGCATCTTCTACAATAACCCGGCCTACGCGGACC GCATGTGCAGCACCAGCGTGACCAACTTCGAGGAAGCCAGGACCAGTTACGGTACGGACGAGGACATCCTCTTCGTGTACTCCGACAGCTGA
- the GUCD1 gene encoding protein GUCD1 isoform X2 — MVLRYLKLLEDDAAFEQALQELQLTRSIWTIDLAYLMRHFGARHRFCTRTLGVDKGYRNQSFYRRHFDAEESRVNQLFARAASCKVLVEKCTVTVRDIQEHLAQGHVAIVLVNAVLLLCDLCSSPVKYCCFLPIGQKCFCRGPDYQGHFIVLCGYNRASESIFYNNPAYADRMCSTSVTNFEEARTSYGTDEDILFVYSDS, encoded by the exons ATGGTGCTCAG GTACTTGAAGCTCCTGGAGGACGATGCGGCGTTTGAGCAGGCTCTGCAGGAGCTGCAGCTCACCCGGAGCATCTGGACCATCGACCTGGCCTACCTGATGCGCCACTTCGGGGCCCGCCACCGGTTCTGCACGCGGACGCTGGGCGTGGACAAGGGCTACCGGAACCAG TCCTTCTACAGGAGACACTTCGACGCGGAGGAGAGCCGGGTGAACCAGCTGTTCGCGCGGGCCGCGTCCTGCAAGGTGCTGGTGGAGAAGTG cacGGTGACCGTCAGGGACATCCAGGAGCACCTGGCCCAGGGACACGTGGCCATCGTCCTGGTCAACGCGGTCCTGCTCCTGTGTGACCTGTGCTCCAGCCCCGTCAAGTACTGCTGCTTCCTCCCCATCGGCCAGAAGTGCTTCTGCAGGGGCCCCGACTACCAAGGCCACTTCATCGTGCTGTGTGGCTACAACCGGGCCTCCGAGAGCATCTTCTACAATAACCCGGCCTACGCGGACC GCATGTGCAGCACCAGCGTGACCAACTTCGAGGAAGCCAGGACCAGTTACGGTACGGACGAGGACATCCTCTTCGTGTACTCCGACAGCTGA
- the GUCD1 gene encoding protein GUCD1 isoform X3, with translation MREEAEGAGAEPGDFVQLKVPIVQQLYHWDCGLACSRMVLRYLKLLEDDAAFEQALQELQLTRSIWTIDLAYLMRHFGARHRFCTRTLGVDKGYRNQSFYRRHFDAEESRVNQLFARAASCKVLVEKCNQGDRKVSEGSLWTPPPPAPYGLHTV, from the exons ATGAGGGAAGAGGCCGAGGGAGCCGGGGCCGAGCCCG GCGACTTCGTGCAACTGAAGGTCCCCATCGTGCAGCAGCTGTACCACTGGGACTGCGGGCTGGCCTGCTCCCGGATGGTGCTCAG GTACTTGAAGCTCCTGGAGGACGATGCGGCGTTTGAGCAGGCTCTGCAGGAGCTGCAGCTCACCCGGAGCATCTGGACCATCGACCTGGCCTACCTGATGCGCCACTTCGGGGCCCGCCACCGGTTCTGCACGCGGACGCTGGGCGTGGACAAGGGCTACCGGAACCAG TCCTTCTACAGGAGACACTTCGACGCGGAGGAGAGCCGGGTGAACCAGCTGTTCGCGCGGGCCGCGTCCTGCAAGGTGCTGGTGGAGAAGTG TAACCAGGGAGACCGCAAGGTAAGCGAAGGGTCGTTATggacccccccacccccagcaccaTATGGCCTTCACACTGTCTAG
- the SNRPD3 gene encoding small nuclear ribonucleoprotein Sm D3, translated as MSIGVPIKVLHEAEGHIVTCETNTGEVYRGKLIEAEDNMNCQMSNITVTYRDGRVAQLEQVYIRGSKIRFLILPDMLKNAPMLKSMKNKNQGSGAGRGKAAILKAQVAARGRGRGMGRGNIFQKRR; from the exons ATGTCGATCGGGGTCCCCATCAAGGTCCTGCATGAGGCGGAGGGGCACATCGTCACGTGTGAGACCAACACCGGCGAGGTGTACCGGGGCAAGCTGATCGAGGCTGAGGACAACATGAACTGCCAG ATGTCCAACATTACAGTCACATACAGAGATGGACGAGTCGCCCAACTGGAGCAGGTTTACATCCGGGGGAGCAAGATCCGCTTCCTGATCTTGCCGGACATGCTGAAGAACGCCCCGATGCTGAAGagcatgaaaaacaaaaaccagggcTCCGGAGCCGGCCGAGGGAAAGCCGCCATTCTGAAGGCCCAGG TGGCTGCCAGAGGAAGAGGACGCGGAATGGGCCGGGGCAATATTTTCCAGAAACGAAGATAA